The proteins below come from a single Tachysurus fulvidraco isolate hzauxx_2018 chromosome 26, HZAU_PFXX_2.0, whole genome shotgun sequence genomic window:
- the las1l gene encoding ribosomal biogenesis protein LAS1L: MKKKRTEKRRHVVAWMNKAEWEQVVDYLHSHEPTLQKHALQRVSAWKGRFGPSTPVAVESTANLVRCQILDRSGKLERDDLVLLYGMALTRFINLILERKQGRVAKPLRRLASTMNIPEWIVNLRHEITHRRLPTLKWCRKGCEFVLNWLQQQFWSRQLSSLSDWNSSSEEEDNEEESTKWQEEDFIKRQKEIERHKRARELIISYEREQFQVFEDLLTQGSGRGSWPNASADLSWILAQIQQLNSETRDAVINTLVQDGFLIPTTEQLESLNIDPSEELLDPLTPCVPPEFLRFWLPLLKVLNSSWFINHLLEKLFSELATEPTNHRAYYTSAWISEILHCNCRNESKAFKRMRMMKERLFINRMSLRWHELISMCVNSPCAATPFLLQQILMDMDKPLPLETQCNLLRLCTIYTQSHLGNSSPSNIDSSHPVYTLESLQKRVGGANRSPDVATELAKAPPTQELQEQLSVETVQERNAALRGSAWSVCTDKVPWKQYPLGKVPGQTDDPSCLMVETFCTLTVFDQQVKGHCHPGNQSVPLQNRTGSDGPVWTHNDLTKLKAGLKLF, from the exons gtttgggCCCAGTACTCCAGTCGCCGTAGAGAGCACAGCAAATCTGGTGCGCTGTCAGATTCTGGACCGGAGCGGGAAACTGGAGCGAGATGACCTGGTTTTACTGTACGGCATGGCACttaccag gtttaTTAATCTCATTTTGGAGCGAAAGCAAGGCCGAGTGGCCAAACCACTGCGACGCCTCGCCAGCACT ATGAATATTCCAGAGTGGATTGTGAATCTGAGACATGAGATCACACACCGCAGACTTCCCACGCTCAAATGGTGCCGcaaag gttgTGAGTTTGTATTAAACTGGCTGCAGCAGCAGTTCTGGTCTCGGCAGCTCAGCAGCCTGTCAGACTGGAACTCTTCATCTGAGGAAGAGGATAATGAAGAAGAGAGCACGAAATGGCAAGAGGAGGATTTTATAAAAAGACAGAAGGAAATTGAGAGACACA agagagcgagagagttgATTATCTCCTACGAACGAGAACAGTTCCag GTGTTTGAGGATTTGTTAACACAAGGCTCAGGGAGAGGTTCATGGCCCAACGCCAGCGCAGACCTCAGCTGGATCCTTGCACAGATACAACAGCTCAACTCAGagaccag agaTGCTGTGATCAACACGTTAGTGCAGGACGGGTTTCTGATCCCGACAACAGAGCAGCTGGAGTCCCTGAACATCGACCCGTCAg agGAGCTGTTGGACCCGTTAACCCCATGTGTTCCTCCAGAGTTCCTCAGGTTCTGGTTGCCCCTGCTGAAGGTTCTGAACTCGAGCTGGTTTATTAATCATCTGCTGGAGAAACTGTTCTCTGAGCTCGCTACTGAGCCGACCAATCACAGGGCTTATTACACTTCAGCTTGGATCTCTGAGATTCTCCACTGCAACTGCagga ATGAGTCAAAGGCCTTcaagaggatgaggatgatgaaggagCGGTTGTTCATTAACAGAATGTCGCTCCGATGGCATGAGCTCATATCCATGTGTGTGAACTCACCATGTGCTGCTACACCTTTCCTGCTGCAACA gATTTTGATGGACATGGATAAGCCCCTCCCCCTGGAAACACAGTGCAACTTGCTCCGCCTCTGCACAATCTACACTCAGAGTCACCTTGGCAACTCTTCACCTAGCAACATAGACTCCTCCCACCCTGTCTACACACTCGAGAGCTTGCAGAAAAGAGTGGGCGGAGCCAACCGATCACCTGATGTAGCTACAGAATTGGCcaaagctccgcccacacaggAATTGCAGGAGCAGCTAAGTGTGGAAACGGTTCAGGAAAGAAATGCAGCGTTACGAGGGTCAGcatggagtgtgtgtacag ATAAGGTTCCCTGGAAGCAGTACCCTCTGGGGAAGGTTCCAGGTCAGACAGATGACCCGTCGTGTCTGATGGTGGAGACGTTCTGCACTCTGACGGTGTTCGACCAACAGGTCAAAGGTCACTGTCACCCCGGCAACCAAAG tgtgccTCTTCAGAACAGAACCGGATCAGACGGACCTGTGTGGACTCACAATGACCTCACCAAGCTCAAAGCTGGACTAAAACtcttctaa